Genomic segment of Candidatus Methylomirabilota bacterium:
GGCGTCGTGGGCCTCGTGCAACCGGCCATGGGGCCGGTGGAGATCGGCGGGCGACCCGTCGACGGCCGCTCCCTCGGGGGCATCTTCCTCTCGCTGGGCCGCCAGGCGCTGGGCGTGACCGCGGAGCCCGGCAAGGGCGGCTTCCAGACGCCGAACTTCGCGGACTACGTCAGGGCCGAGTGGGCCGCGGGCGCCAAGGACCAGGCCAAGGGCCGGCCGTTCTCAGAGTTCTGGGAGGAGTCGCTGCGCCGAGGCGGCGTCTGGCGCGAGGCGCCGGTGGCGACGGCCGCGCTCCGACCCGAGGCCACGCGGGTGAAGGCGGAGCCCGCGAAGCTCGAGGGCGACGGCACGCACGCGCTGCTCGTGTATCCCTCCCCACGCTTCTACGACGGGCGTCGATCGGACCGCGCATGGCTGCAAGAGGCGCCCGACACCATGACCCAGGTCACCTGGGACGGCTGGGTGGAGCTACCCACGGAGACCGCCCAGCGGCTTGGCGTGGTGCGGGGCGATCTCGTCACGCTGACCTCGCCCCACGGCCGCGTGGAGCTCCCCGCCTATCCGGTGGAGGCCCTGCATCCGGCGGCCGTCGCGGTGGCGATGGGGCAGGGGCACGCGTATCCCGGCGAGTACGCGCAGAAGCGCGGGATGAACATCGGGGCCAACCCGGTAACCCTCCTCGGCCCTGCCGCTGAGCCGGCCTCGGGCGCGCTGCCGTATCTCGCCGTGAAGGTCCAGGTCGCCAAGGGGACAGGGCGCCGGTCGCTCGCGGTCCCGCAGGCCACGTTCGATCAGGACCACCGCGAGATCGCCCAGACCGTCGAGCTCGGGGCAGCGCGCGAGCTCGAGTTACGCGGCAGGGCCCCGGAGCACGCGAGCCACCCCAGCATGTACCCGGCGGTGAAGTATCCGGAGTACCGCTGGGGCATGACGGTGGACCTCGACCGATGCATTGGCTGTCAGGCCTGCGTGGTCGCCTGCGTCACGGAGAACAACGTGCCGGTGGTGGGACGCGAGCAGGTGGCCTACGGGCGCGCCCAGCAGTGGCTGCGGCTCGAGCGCTGGGAGGAAGGGCCCGCGGCGCGCCCCGAGAACATCTTCCTGCCCATGTTCTGCCAGCACTGCGGCGTGGCGCCCTGCGAACCGGTGTGCCCGGTGTACGCGGCGTACCAGACGCGCGAGGGGCTCAACGGGCAGGTCTACAACCGCTGCGTGGGGACGCGCTACTGCGGCAACAACTGTCCGTACCACGTGCGGCGGTTCAACTGGTTCTACTACCAGTGGCCGTCGCCGCTCGACCTCCAGCTCAATCCCGACGTCACCGTGCGCCAGCTCGGCGTCATGGAGAAGTGCACCATGTGCGTGCAGCGCATCATCGAGGGCAAGGACCACGCGCGCGACGCGGGCCGGAAGGTCAAGGACGGTGACATCAAGACCGCCTGTCAGCAGACCTGCCCAACTCAGGCCATCACCTTCGGTGACCTCAAGGACGAGGCCTCGGCGGTGACCAAGCTGTCGCGGTCGACCCGTAGCTACCACGTGCTCGAGGAGCTGGGCACCCGGCCCGCCGTGACCTATCTCAAGAAGGTGGTGCGGGGGCAGGGCGGGGCGGCGGGGGGCCACAAGGCATGAGCGTCGGGCTGCAGGACCGGCCGGTGACGTGGGCGGACGTCAACAAGGACGTCGAGCGCACGGTGAGCATGCCGGGCAATCTGTACTTCGGCTGGATGTGCATCGTCGCCCTCACGCTCTTCGCGGGCATCGTGGCGTGGACCTACCAGATCTACACGGGCATGGGCGCGGCGGGCAAGCGCACGCCGCAGATGTGGGCGATGTACATCACCACGTTCGTGTTCTGGATCGGTATCGGCCACGCGGGGACGCTGATCTCCGCCATTCTCTACCTGTTCCGGGCGAAGTGGCGCACGTCGATCTACCGCGGGGCGGAGGCGATGACGGTGTTCGCGGTCATGACCGCGGGCCTGTTCCCGCTGATCCACGCCGGGCGCATGTGGTTCGCCTACTGGCTCACCCCGTATCCGAACCAGCGCTACCTCTGGCCGAACTTCAAATCGCCCCTGGTGTGGGACGTCTTCGCGATCTCGACGTACCTGACCATCAGCGTGGTGTTCTTCATCGTGGGGCTGATCCCGGACGTGGCCGCCCTCCGCGACCGGTCCACCGGCTTCAAGAAGAAGATCTTCGCGGTGATCGCGATGGGCTGGGAGGGCTCGGACGTCCAGTGGAAGCACTACCGGCGCGGTTACGGGCTCCTCGCCGCGCTCGCCACGCCGCTCGTGCTCTCCGTGCACAGCGTGGTGTCATTCGACTTCGCCATGGCCCTGGTGCCGGGCTGGCACTCCACGCTGTTCGCGCCCTTCTTCGTGGACGGGGCCATCTTCTCCGGCTTCGCGATGGTGCTGATCCTCATCCTGCCCATGCGGTACTACTTCAACTGGTACCCCTACATCACCGACAAGCACCTGGACGCGATGGCCAAGCTCATCCTCGTGACCAGCCTGGTGCTGACGTACTTCTACACGTGCGAGGTGTTCACGGCGTGGTACAGCGGCGACCACTTCGAGCGGGCGAGCGTGTTCGCCAAGGCCACCAAGGAGTACGCATGGGCGTACTGGCTCATGTACTTCTGCAACAGCGCGGTCCCGCTCGTCCTCCTGTGGAAGAAAGCGCGCACCAATGTGGTGATCCTCTACATCGTGTCGATCCTCGTGCTCATCGGGATGTGGTTCGAGCGCTTCAACATCATCGTTCCGGGACTGGGGCACGACTTCTACCCCTACACGTGGGGGACGTACTATCCGACCATCACCGATTCCACCATCATCGTGGGCTCGTTCGCGTGGTTCTTCATCCTGTTCCTCGGATTCATCCGGGTGATGCCGTCGCTGTCCATCGTGGAGGTGAAGGAAGTGCTGCCGCACCCCCTCAAGCACGCCGCGCATGGGGCCCATCACGGGGGCGGGCACTAGATGGCCCTGGCGAGCGTGCTCGGCATCTTCGCCCACGTGGACACCACGCTGCAGGCCATCCGCGAGCTGCGCGCCAAGGGCTTCGCCGACCTCACCGTCTACACCCCGGTCCCAGTGGAGGAGATCGAGGAGGAGATCGAGCACGTCCGGCCCCTCTCCAAGGTTCGGCTCTTCACGGTGGTCGGCGGTGTCACCGGTACCGCCACCGGGTTCTTCCTCACGATCTGGTCGTCGCTGAAATGGGGGCTCGTCACCGGCGGTAAGGACCCGGTGTCGATCCCGCCGTTCGTGATCATCGGGTTCGAGCTGACCATTCTCTTCGGCGGCCTCGCCACCCTGCTCGCGGTGTTCCTCCTGGGCCGGCTGCCGAAGATCCGCCAATCCGCGACCTATGACCCGCGCTTCACCCTCGACCGCTTCGGCGTCGCGGTGGCCTGTCCGCCCGATCGCGCGCAGGCGGTGAGCGCGCTGCTGTCGGCGGCGGGCGCCGAGGAAGTGCGGCGATGATCAAGAAGTACGGGCTCCGCATCCTCTTCCTCCTGTGCCTCGGGCTGGTCGGCATGGGCGGCGCGACCCTGGGCGGCACCATCGCCATGCGCTGGCTGGACAACATGACGGTGACGCAGGCGGTGCGCCCCGGGGAACGCGCCTTCGCCATGCCGGTGGGGAGCGTGCCCCGCGAGGGCGGCGAGCTCGTCTTCTCGAAGGAGGACCGCGAAGCGGCGGCCCAGCGCAAGAACCCCTTCCCGGCCACGCCCGAGTCGGTCAAGAAGGGTGGCGAGCTGTTCACGATCTACTGCGTGCCGTGCCACGGGACCAGCGCCAAGGGTGACGGGCTCGTCACCACCAAGTTCATTCCCGCCCAGGACCTGACGAACCCGGATCTGCAGAAGACGCGTACGGACGGGTTCTGGCAGCACTATATCGGGATGGGCGGCGCGGTGATGCCGGCCTACGGCGAGGCCCTCTCGCCCGAGGAGCGCTGGCACCTCGTGAACTTCGTGCGCACCCTGGCCAAGCGATGAACGCCACCGCGGTGGCCGACGCGCGCGCCTCGAGCGCCGGCGGGCAGGGGATCCTGCTCGCGCTGGTGGTGATCGGCGCCGCCGCCTTCATCCATGGCCTCATGCAGCCGGAGCCCTGGCAGGCCTGGGCGATCTACCTGGTCAATCTGCTCTTCTGGTCCAGCTTCGCCATTGTGGGCCCGGCCCTCGCGGCGATGATGCAGCTCACCGAAGCGCGCTGGTCGCCCTCGATCAAGCGGGTGGCGCTCACCACCGGCGGCTTCCTGCCGTTCTCGTTCGTGCTATTCCTGCTCTTCTTCCTCGGCATGGGCACGCTCTATCCCTGGGTGAACAATCCCGCCCTCGTGGAGAAGAAGTCGCTGTGGCTCAATGTCCCGTTCTTTGTCGTACGGAATGCCGCGGGCGTCTTCCTCCTGTACTGGGTGGCGATCATCTTCACCCGAGCCGTGTTCGCGGAGGGCACCGGGGGGGACGAGGCGACGGCGCTGGCGCGCCGCAACCGCCTGAGCTTCTTCCTCCTCATCCTCTTCGTGCTGGTGCTGTCGCTCTGGGGCTTCGACCTCATCATGTCGCTCGATCCCGTGTGGTACAGCGGCCTCCTCGGCGGATACTACGTGGTCAGCTCCCTCTACGCGGGCTTCGGCCTCGTGACGTATCTGTCGATCCGGGCCAACGCCCGCGGGCTCACCCACGTCTCTCCCTCCGCCATCCAGGACATCGCCAAGCTCACGTTCGCGATGTGCGTGACGTGGATCTATTTCTTCTTTTCGCAGTACCTCGTGATCTGGTACGGGAACGTGCCGGTGGAGACCCGGTTCTTCCTCAGGCGGTTCTTCGCCGATCCGTGGCGCACGATGGCCTTCGTGATCTTCCTGGCCGGCTGGCTGGTGCCGTTCTCGTACCTGCTCAAGCGCCTCACCGGCCGCCCGCCCGCCGCGCACAAGCCGCTCGTGGTCATCCTCTTCATGGGATGGGTCTCGATGTTCCTGGAGCGTGTGCTGCAGGTGTATCCGGCCATCACCAACACCAACCGCTTCCCCATCGGGCTCCGCGAGGTCCTCGTCACCGCGGGCTTCTTCGCGCTCTTCGTCCTGAGCCGCAATCGGATGGTGGCTCGGTATGGGAGCCGCCTCGACCAGGGGCGCTAGCCCCGCTCGTCCCGCCCGCCGCGGTACAATGGCGGCGTGATCACCGTCGAAGAGGCGCTCGAGCGCATCCTCGCTCGCGTCGGCACGCTCGGCGACGAGCGCGTCGCTCTCCTCGACGCGCTGGATCGCGTGCTCGCCGAGCCGGTCGTCGCCGATCGCGAGATCCCACCCTGGCCGAACTCGTCCATGGACGGTTATGCGGTGTCGAGCGTCGACACGAGCGTGGCCAGCGCCGAGAGCCCGGTCGTCCTTCGCATGGCCGGCCACGTCGCGGCCGGACACCTGGCCGGGCGTCCGCTCGCGCGCGGCGAGGCCTTCCGTATCCTCACCGGCGCGCCGCTGCCCGAGGGCGCCGACGCGGTGATCCCGCAGGAGGACGTGCAGACCGACGGCACGATGGTGCGGATCCCGCGTCCCGTCCCCGCCGGGGACTACGTGCGGCCGCGGGGCGAGGATCTCCGCCCCGGCGATCGGCTCTTCGAGCCGGGGCGCCTGCTCTCACCGGGCGACATCGGGGTGCTCGCCACGCTGGGGCGGAGCCGGGTGCGCGTGGTGCGGCGGCCGGTCGTCGGGGTGCTCTCCACCGGGGACGAGATCGTGGACCTGGGCGGGACGGTGGGGCCCGGCCAGATCCCAAACTCGAACACGTACTCCCTGATGGCGCAGGTGCGCGCCGCCGGAGCCGAGCCGGTGAGTCTGGGCGTGGCGCGCGACCGTCTCGACGAGATCGAGGCACGGCTAGGCTGGGGGCTCGGATGCGACCTCCTGATCTCCTCGGCCGGGGTCTCGGTGGGCGACCACGACTTCGTCAAGGCGGCGCTGACCGCGCTCGGGGCCGAGCAGCATCTCTGGCTGGTCAACATGCGGCCGGGCAAGCCGATCACGTTCGCGACGGTGGAATCGCCGCTCAAGGGCACCTTGCCGGTGTTCGGCCTGCCCGGGAATCCCGTATCGGCGATGGTGACGTTCGAGCTGTTCGTTCGCCCGGCGGTGCGCCGCCTCGGCGGGCACGCGCGCCTGTCCCGGCCGATCCGATCCGCCCGCGCGCTGGCGCCCATCCCCAATCCCGGCAGCCGCCGCGGCTACCTTCGCGTGGTGCTCGGCGAGCGCGACGGCGCGCTCACCGCGCGACTCACCGGCGAGCAGGGCTCCGGAATTCTCCGGTCCATGTCCGAGGCCGACGGCCTCGCCGTCGTGCCGGGCAACACGACGATCGCCACGGGCGAGACGGTGCCGGTGATGCTCCTGCGCGAGGGCTGAGCTCAGCCCTTTCTGAGGTAGAGCGCCCAGAGGGTGAGCCACGCGCCCGCGCCCATGGACGCGAAGGCGGCGAGGCTCCCGAGCGAGAGCGTCGCGGAGTTGGTGAGCCCTTGGGTGATGTTGCAGCCGTCGGCGATCAGCGCCGCCGCGCCCATCAGCACCCCGCCCCCGAAGATCTTCACGAGGCTCCACCCCGGCGGAAGCTTCCAGCGGAAGTCGCCCGCCTGTAGCGCGCCGGCCAGCGCGCCCAGCGGCACGCCCAGCAGCAGCACCATGCTCCACGTCACCTGATTGGGATAGCCCACGAGCGGGTAGGTGAAGAGCTGGCCCGTGTTGACGGCGAACGTGATGCCGACGGCGCGGCCGCCCAGCGAGGAGGTCCACCAGCCCGCGGCGATCAGCACGCCGACCACGGCGCCCGTCAAGGGCCAGGGCCACTTGCCGTGCTCGGGCTCGCGCGAGTCACGCGTCAGCCACCACCCCGCGAGGACGGCGAGCACGGCAATGACGACCCAGGGCGAGAGACCCAGCCACGAGGCCAGGGTGGGGGGCGCGTCGCCCGGCCGGAGCTCGGGCCTTTGCAGCCACTCGCGCACGCCGGCGAGTGCGCCCACGCTCGCGGTGGTCGCGCCCATCGCGAAGCCGAGCAGGATTACCCAGGCGCCGACGGCGCCCTCGCCGAGCCGGTACCACGTGCTCCCGGAGCATCCACCCGCCAGCACCATGCCCACGCCGAAGCAAAGGCCGCCGATCACGTTCGCGAGCCAGCGAAAAGGCCGCACCGGGATCTGCACCAGGCCCGCGGCGAGGAGCAGATGCGTGCCGATGACTGCGACCAGGAGCGCCAGCACGTAGGCGCGCATGATGCCCGCGTCGCCCATCAGCGCGAGATTCGAGATGGCGCGGGTGAAGCAGAAGCCGCCGCGCTGTATGACGTAGCCGAAGACGAGCCCGGTCAGGACGGCGGAGGGCCAGAAGAGGAGGGCGGAGTCGTCCATGGCCCGCATGCTAGCCCAGGCGACCGCGTAAAGCCCCTCAAAAGTTGACTTTTCTTTCGCCCGGATGCTAGCGTCGCGAGCACGATGACGTGGATCCGACCCATCCCCGCCGCGCTGGTCATCGCCGCCTCCGTCGCGCTCGCCGCGTGCGCGAGCGACGACGCCGGCGTCCGCGCGCTCAACGAGACGACGACGCTGCGTGCGCAGCTGGACGACATGCGCCAGCGGCAGGATGTGAGCACGCGCGAGATCACGCGGCTGCAGTCGCAGGTGCGCGCGCTCGAGACGGATGCGGTGGACAAGACGCGTGATGTGAAGGCGGCGAACGTGGAGCTGGCCCGCGCGCGCGTGCTGCTCGAGGAGACGCGCGGCATGCTGCGCGAGCGGGAGGCTGCGGCGGCGAGCCCGGCCGCCATCGTGAGCCCGGCCACGACGGCAAACCCGGCAGCCACGGCGGGCCCGGCCGCGGCGCGGCCGACCGTGGCAGCCGCGCGACCGACCGTGATGGACCCGTTGACCCCGGTGCCGCCGAGCGCGCCGGATACGAGCTTGGCCGTAGCGCCCCCACCCGAGACACTTGCGCCGGCACCCGCAGCAATCGCGCCACCACCCGCGGCGAGTACGCCGCCGCCCGCACTGACCACGCCGTCGCCCGCGACCAAGGGCGCGGCGCCGGTGGCGTCCGCCAGGCCGGCCGCGCTGCCGGCACCCGCGCCGAGACCGGTCGCGCCCGATCCCCGGGCCATCCCGGAATCGATTGCCGCCGCGAAGCCGGCGCCGGAGCCTCGACCCGCGCCCGCGGTCAAGCCCGCGCCCGAGACGCGACCCCCGACCGCGCCGAAGCTCGCGGCGACGCCGTCCCCCGCGGGCAAGCCCGCCGTCCGACCGGCCCCGGTCGCCGTCCCCTCGGCCGAGAAGCTCTTCAGCGCGGCAATGGCCAACTTCCGCGCGCGGGAGCACGGGCAAGCGGTGCTCGAGCTCACCGATCTGATCACCCACTATCCGAGCCATGGCCTGGCCTCGGCGGCGCAACTCTGGATCGGCCAGGCCTACTATGAGCAGCGCGACTACCAGCAAGCGCTGATCGAGCTCAAGCGCGTATCGGAGGCGTATCCGCGGAGCCCCCAGGTGGCCGACGCCCTCCTCAAGACCGGGCTCTGCCAGCGGGCCCTCGGCGATCGGTCGGCCGCCACAAGGGCCTGGGAGCAGGTGATTCGAGAGCACCCCGAGAGCGCCGCGGCCGGGCAGGCCAGGACGCTTCTGGGAAGCCGGGACAGCGCCGCCCGGGGAAGTCACTAACGCCCCCTTCCGGGCCGTTTTCTTGACCGGGGGGGGCGGTCCGGTATACTGAAGCGCATTCTTCGGCCCGGACCTGGGGTGCGCTGACGTGATGTATCTACTTGAAGACATGTCGATAGTTGGATACGCCGGCTGGCGTGAGACTCCGCGCCGCTGGGGCGCCAAGGGTGCATCGAGCGCTCCCCTCCCTCGCACGATCGAGCGCCCGGATGCCGAGTTCCCGGCCCTGGCGCGGGGTATCGAGCAACTGCCGACCCGGCTCTGGGTCCGGGGCTCCGTGATCCCCGAGGATGCTCTGGCCGTGGCCATCGTGGGGTCCCGGCGCGCAACGCCCCAGGGGCTGGCGGTTGCCGAGCGCCTGGCAGGGGACCTGGCCGCCCGGGGTGTGACGGTCGTGAGCGGGCTGGCCCGGGGGATCGACACCGCGGCGCATCGGGGCGCCCTCGATGCGGGGGGCCGCACGCTCGCGGTGCTGGGCTCGGGTGTGGATCGCGTGTATCCGCCCGAGAATCGCGCGCTCGCCGCGCGCATCGCCGAGCACGGCGCCGTGATCTCGCAGTTTGCGCCCGGCATGCCCGCGCTCGCCCATCACTTTCCCGTCCGGAACCGGCTCCTCGCCGCGCTCGCGCTCGGGGTCGTGGTGGTCGAGGCGGCCGAGGCGAGTGGCTCCCTCATCACCGCCGGCCACGCGGCCGATCTCGGGCGCGAGGTGATGGCGGTGCCGGGCCCGGCAGGATCGCCCTCGAGCCGCGGCGCCCACGGCCTCATCCGCGACGGGGCGGCCCTGGTCGAGGACTGGGAAGATGTGGTGGCGGTGCTTCCCGCGCGCTGGCGGGTCTGCGTGGACACGCCGGCTCCGGCCCCGGCGGGTTCCGGGAGAGCCACCGATACGATTCTTGCACTGATCGGCGCCGAACCTGCATCCATAGAAGAGCTGATCGAGCGGAGCGGCAGCTCCGCGTCCCACGTGGCGGCCCGCCTCCTGGCGCTCGAGCTGGACGGCCGGGTGCGGCAGCTACCCGGGAAACGCTTCGTGCGCGTCCCTAGAGGCTGAAAGGAGTCCATTGGCCAAGCAGCGCTCGCTCGTCGTCGTGGAATCGCCCACCAAGGTCAAGACGATCCAGAAGTATCTGGATTCGGGGTTCGTCGTGAAGGCCTCGATGGGGCATGTCCGCGATCTGCCCAAGTCCAAGCTTGGCGTGAACGAGAAGAAGGGGTTCAAGCCCGAGTACCGCGTGCTCCCCGCCAAGAAGAAAGTGCTCGACGAGCTCAAGAAGGTCGCCGAGAACGCGGCCGCGCTCTACATCGCGACCGACCCCGACCGGGAAGGGGAGGCCATCGGCTGGCACCTCGCCCAGGAGCTCGGGGTGGATCGCAAGAACACTCACCGCATCATGTTCAACGAGATCACCGAGCGCGCGGTCAAGGCGGCGTTCCAGCGTCCCGGCAAGATCGACCAGAACAAGGTCGACGCCCAGCAGGCCCGCCGCGTGCTCGACCGGCTCGTGGGCTACAAGCTCTCGCCGCTCCTCTGGGAGAAGATCCGCCGCGGGCTCTCCGCGGGGCGCGTGCAGTCGGTGGCGGTGCGCCTGGTCACCGAGCGCGAGCGCGAGATCGCCGCCTTCGTGCCCGTCGAGTACTGGTCGCTCCACGCCCGGCTTCTCGCCAAGACCCCTCCGGAGTTCAGCGCGACGCTCCGCGAGGTGAGGGGCGAGAAGGCCAGTTTGCCCAACGAGGCGGCCACTGTGGCGGTGATGACCGCGCTCCACGGCGCGGAGTGGCGCGTGAAGTCCGTGACCCGCGGCGAGCGCCGCCGTAATCCCGCTGCGCCCTTCATCACCTCCACGCTCCAGCAGGAGGCGAGCCGCAAGCTCCACTTCAGCGCGAAGAAGACCATGATGCTCGCCCAGCAGCTCTACGAGGGCATCGAGCTCGGCGACGAGGGTCAGGTCGGTCTCATTACCTACATGCGCACCGACGCCGTCCGCGTCTCCCAGGAGGCGCAGGACGAGGCGAAACAGTGGGTGGGCGAGCGGCTGGGGCGCGAGTACCTGCCGGACGGCCCGCCCGTGTACAAGACCAAGAAGAGCGCCCAGGACGCCCACGAGGCGGTGCGCCCGTCCGCGGTGGCGCGCGAGCCCAAGGCGCTCGTGCGCTTCCTGTCCAAAGATCAGCTCGCGCTCTACCGCCTCATCTGGGAGCGCTTCCTCGCCAGCCAGATGCTGCCCGCCGTCTACGACACGGTGGCCGCCGATATCACGGCGGGGGAGTGCCTCTTCCGCGCCCAGGGCTCCACGCTCAAGTTCGCCGGATTCACCGCGGTGTACGTGGAGTCGCGCGAGGAG
This window contains:
- a CDS encoding molybdopterin-dependent oxidoreductase, which gives rise to MSGIDRRSFFRIVAASGAATAAAGCGPTAEKLYPFVSPPENVVPGIATYFATVCRECPAGCGVLAKNREGRVVKLEGNPDHPVNAGGLCIAGHAALQGLYHPDRFRGAIVDGKSAPWESAEKIVADKLGALGKAKQGGKIAVVTGLESGSVAKIADELVKALGARPRIAYEPLGHEAMRAANRATFGRDAIPEYVIGEAGYLLSFGADFLDTWLSPVEHAAAYAKMHALSAGKAGTFVHVEPRLSQTAANADEWVRNAPGTEAPLALAMLKVIVDEGLVAPGADAKALGGAVGGVDVAAVATQSGVPADTIKRVAHDLAASKTGLVLGGGAAVTGSNATEMLQAINLLNVAIGAVGKRVRFGGETARLGTYADMVALTQAMAKGEIEVLILGDVNPLYTMPPKAGFAEALAKVPMVVSLANRPSETTAKAHVVLPALHWLESWGDVVAEPGVVGLVQPAMGPVEIGGRPVDGRSLGGIFLSLGRQALGVTAEPGKGGFQTPNFADYVRAEWAAGAKDQAKGRPFSEFWEESLRRGGVWREAPVATAALRPEATRVKAEPAKLEGDGTHALLVYPSPRFYDGRRSDRAWLQEAPDTMTQVTWDGWVELPTETAQRLGVVRGDLVTLTSPHGRVELPAYPVEALHPAAVAVAMGQGHAYPGEYAQKRGMNIGANPVTLLGPAAEPASGALPYLAVKVQVAKGTGRRSLAVPQATFDQDHREIAQTVELGAARELELRGRAPEHASHPSMYPAVKYPEYRWGMTVDLDRCIGCQACVVACVTENNVPVVGREQVAYGRAQQWLRLERWEEGPAARPENIFLPMFCQHCGVAPCEPVCPVYAAYQTREGLNGQVYNRCVGTRYCGNNCPYHVRRFNWFYYQWPSPLDLQLNPDVTVRQLGVMEKCTMCVQRIIEGKDHARDAGRKVKDGDIKTACQQTCPTQAITFGDLKDEASAVTKLSRSTRSYHVLEELGTRPAVTYLKKVVRGQGGAAGGHKA
- a CDS encoding cytochrome c; translated protein: MIKKYGLRILFLLCLGLVGMGGATLGGTIAMRWLDNMTVTQAVRPGERAFAMPVGSVPREGGELVFSKEDREAAAQRKNPFPATPESVKKGGELFTIYCVPCHGTSAKGDGLVTTKFIPAQDLTNPDLQKTRTDGFWQHYIGMGGAVMPAYGEALSPEERWHLVNFVRTLAKR
- the nrfD gene encoding NrfD/PsrC family molybdoenzyme membrane anchor subunit, which encodes MSVGLQDRPVTWADVNKDVERTVSMPGNLYFGWMCIVALTLFAGIVAWTYQIYTGMGAAGKRTPQMWAMYITTFVFWIGIGHAGTLISAILYLFRAKWRTSIYRGAEAMTVFAVMTAGLFPLIHAGRMWFAYWLTPYPNQRYLWPNFKSPLVWDVFAISTYLTISVVFFIVGLIPDVAALRDRSTGFKKKIFAVIAMGWEGSDVQWKHYRRGYGLLAALATPLVLSVHSVVSFDFAMALVPGWHSTLFAPFFVDGAIFSGFAMVLILILPMRYYFNWYPYITDKHLDAMAKLILVTSLVLTYFYTCEVFTAWYSGDHFERASVFAKATKEYAWAYWLMYFCNSAVPLVLLWKKARTNVVILYIVSILVLIGMWFERFNIIVPGLGHDFYPYTWGTYYPTITDSTIIVGSFAWFFILFLGFIRVMPSLSIVEVKEVLPHPLKHAAHGAHHGGGH
- the topA gene encoding type I DNA topoisomerase; the protein is MAKQRSLVVVESPTKVKTIQKYLDSGFVVKASMGHVRDLPKSKLGVNEKKGFKPEYRVLPAKKKVLDELKKVAENAAALYIATDPDREGEAIGWHLAQELGVDRKNTHRIMFNEITERAVKAAFQRPGKIDQNKVDAQQARRVLDRLVGYKLSPLLWEKIRRGLSAGRVQSVAVRLVTEREREIAAFVPVEYWSLHARLLAKTPPEFSATLREVRGEKASLPNEAATVAVMTALHGAEWRVKSVTRGERRRNPAAPFITSTLQQEASRKLHFSAKKTMMLAQQLYEGIELGDEGQVGLITYMRTDAVRVSQEAQDEAKQWVGERLGREYLPDGPPVYKTKKSAQDAHEAVRPSAVAREPKALVRFLSKDQLALYRLIWERFLASQMLPAVYDTVAADITAGECLFRAQGSTLKFAGFTAVYVESREESDQPSEEEQEAVVPPLTEGEILRLRALDPKQHFTQPPPRYTEASLVKTLEELGIGRPSTYAQILGTIQDREYVRREKGTLYPTELGMQVTDMLVPHFPEVMDVEFTAQLEESLDKIEEGDADWQDTVGAFYKEFAKDLSKAGKKMENFKEGVDAGQSCPECGKPLVEKWGRFGKFLACSAYPECKYTKDLGGRERPADEPTDEICPTCGKAMVIKHGRFGKFMACSGYPECKTTKPVPLGIACPQDGGQLVERRSKRGKTFYACANYPQCTFSVWSRPVAQPCPQCGASFVTERVGRGGKITRACVKEGCGYKEDVAPTVA
- the glp gene encoding gephyrin-like molybdotransferase Glp; protein product: MITVEEALERILARVGTLGDERVALLDALDRVLAEPVVADREIPPWPNSSMDGYAVSSVDTSVASAESPVVLRMAGHVAAGHLAGRPLARGEAFRILTGAPLPEGADAVIPQEDVQTDGTMVRIPRPVPAGDYVRPRGEDLRPGDRLFEPGRLLSPGDIGVLATLGRSRVRVVRRPVVGVLSTGDEIVDLGGTVGPGQIPNSNTYSLMAQVRAAGAEPVSLGVARDRLDEIEARLGWGLGCDLLISSAGVSVGDHDFVKAALTALGAEQHLWLVNMRPGKPITFATVESPLKGTLPVFGLPGNPVSAMVTFELFVRPAVRRLGGHARLSRPIRSARALAPIPNPGSRRGYLRVVLGERDGALTARLTGEQGSGILRSMSEADGLAVVPGNTTIATGETVPVMLLREG
- the dprA gene encoding DNA-processing protein DprA; amino-acid sequence: MSIVGYAGWRETPRRWGAKGASSAPLPRTIERPDAEFPALARGIEQLPTRLWVRGSVIPEDALAVAIVGSRRATPQGLAVAERLAGDLAARGVTVVSGLARGIDTAAHRGALDAGGRTLAVLGSGVDRVYPPENRALAARIAEHGAVISQFAPGMPALAHHFPVRNRLLAALALGVVVVEAAEASGSLITAGHAADLGREVMAVPGPAGSPSSRGAHGLIRDGAALVEDWEDVVAVLPARWRVCVDTPAPAPAGSGRATDTILALIGAEPASIEELIERSGSSASHVAARLLALELDGRVRQLPGKRFVRVPRG
- a CDS encoding tetratricopeptide repeat protein; this translates as MTWIRPIPAALVIAASVALAACASDDAGVRALNETTTLRAQLDDMRQRQDVSTREITRLQSQVRALETDAVDKTRDVKAANVELARARVLLEETRGMLREREAAAASPAAIVSPATTANPAATAGPAAARPTVAAARPTVMDPLTPVPPSAPDTSLAVAPPPETLAPAPAAIAPPPAASTPPPALTTPSPATKGAAPVASARPAALPAPAPRPVAPDPRAIPESIAAAKPAPEPRPAPAVKPAPETRPPTAPKLAATPSPAGKPAVRPAPVAVPSAEKLFSAAMANFRAREHGQAVLELTDLITHYPSHGLASAAQLWIGQAYYEQRDYQQALIELKRVSEAYPRSPQVADALLKTGLCQRALGDRSAATRAWEQVIREHPESAAAGQARTLLGSRDSAARGSH
- a CDS encoding YeeE/YedE family protein, giving the protein MDDSALLFWPSAVLTGLVFGYVIQRGGFCFTRAISNLALMGDAGIMRAYVLALLVAVIGTHLLLAAGLVQIPVRPFRWLANVIGGLCFGVGMVLAGGCSGSTWYRLGEGAVGAWVILLGFAMGATTASVGALAGVREWLQRPELRPGDAPPTLASWLGLSPWVVIAVLAVLAGWWLTRDSREPEHGKWPWPLTGAVVGVLIAAGWWTSSLGGRAVGITFAVNTGQLFTYPLVGYPNQVTWSMVLLLGVPLGALAGALQAGDFRWKLPPGWSLVKIFGGGVLMGAAALIADGCNITQGLTNSATLSLGSLAAFASMGAGAWLTLWALYLRKG
- a CDS encoding DUF3341 domain-containing protein, producing MALASVLGIFAHVDTTLQAIRELRAKGFADLTVYTPVPVEEIEEEIEHVRPLSKVRLFTVVGGVTGTATGFFLTIWSSLKWGLVTGGKDPVSIPPFVIIGFELTILFGGLATLLAVFLLGRLPKIRQSATYDPRFTLDRFGVAVACPPDRAQAVSALLSAAGAEEVRR